The Pandoraea apista genomic interval GGCTCTCCCGACCGGCCCGCCGTCTGGGGTTCGCCATGCTCTCGCTGTTCCAACGCAAACGGGTGCCACCTGCCGCCAGTGCGCCACCGCCCAAACCTCCCGCCGAGCCCGGCAAAGGGCTGATGCGGCCGGAGCCGGCCGCATCGCTGCTGGCGACGCCGCGCCGGCAGAAGCTGCTGGAACACATCTGGCAGCGCACCTCGCTGTCGCGCCGGCAGTTCGCCACGCTGTACCTCGCCCCGCTGGAACGCTACGCCGAGCTGGTCCAGCAATTCCCCGCGTCGGAGGCCCATCACCACGCCTATCCGGGCGGCATGCTGGACCACGGCCTGGAGATCGTCGCCTACGCGCTCAAGCTGCGGCAGTCGCATCTGCTGCCCGCCGGCGCCACGCCGGAGGCGCAAGCCGCCCAGGCCGAGGCCTGGACCGCAGGCACCGCCTATGCTGCGCTGCTGCACGACATCGGCAAGATCGCGGTCGACCTGCACGTCGAGTACGCGGACGGCACGGTCTGGCATCCCTGGCACGGCCCGCTGCGGCGGCCGTACCGCTTCCGCTACCGCAGGGAGCGCGAATACCGGCTGCACAGCGCCGCCACCGGGCTGCTCTACGCCCGGCTGCTCGATCCGGGCATCTTCGACTGGCTCGCCGACTACCCCGACCTGTGGGCCGCGCTGCTGTACGTCCTGGCCGGCCAGTACGAGCACGCCGGCATGCTCGGCGAACTGGTCGTGCAGGCGGACCAGGCATCCGTCGCCCAGGAACTCGGCGGCGATCCGAGCAAGGCCCTGGCAGCGCCCCGGCACGCACTGCAGCGCAAGCTGCTCGATGGCCTGCGCTACCTCCTGAAGGAAGAATTCAAGCTGAACCAGCCCCAGGCCTCGGATGGCTGGCTGACCCAGGACGCGCTCTGGCTGGTGAGCAAGACCGTCTCGGACAAGCTGCGCGCGCATCTGCTGTCGCAGGGCATCGACGGCATCCCGGCCAGCAACACGGCGGTGTTCAACGTGCTGCAGGATCACGGCATCGCCTTGGCCACACCGGACGGCAAGGCGATCTGGAAGGCCACCGTCACCAGCGATGCCGGCTGGTCGCACAGCTTCACCTTCCTGAAACTGTCTCCGGCCATGGTCTGGGATGCGGCCGACCGGCCGGCGCCGTTCGCGGGTCGCGTGCAGGCCGACGAGGAACAAGGGGCGCCGACACCGCAGGCACCGGCATCCGAAGCGCCAGGCTTGGAAAGCGCCGATACGGCGCCACCAAGCATCGCGCCGACCGTCCCTATGCCCACCGACAACGGCGTGGCTGCGCTGCTCGATCTGCTGAGTGACACGGCCCCACCCGTAGCGCCGGAGGCCCCGAGCGAACCCGAGCCTGCCTCGCCACCGGCGCCTACGGTGCTGCCGCAGATAAGCCTCGCGCCATTTCAGGATCGGCCGGAGCCATCCGGCGAGCATTTCATGGCCTGGCTGCGTCAGGGCATCCAGACGCACAAGCTCATCATCAACGACGCCAAAGCCTTGGTGCACAGCGTCGCCGGAACGGCCTACCTGGTGAGCCCCGGCGTCTTCCAGCGCTATGCGCAGGAACATCTGCAAATCGCCGCACTGGCGAAACCGGAGAACCTGGAGGGATGGCAGTGGGTGCAGAAGCGTTTCGAGAAGCTAGGCCTGCACCGCAAGCAAGCCAGCGGGCTGAATATCTGGACCTGCGAAGTCACGGGGCCGCGCAAATCCAGGCGACTGCACGGCTACCTGCTGAGCGCTCCCGAAGCGCTGTTCCAGGAAATGCCTCCGGACAATCCATACCTGCGCCTCCTCACCGAGGCCGTAAAGCGCGAAAATTCAGCCGCCGGTAATAAGAACGACAACGAACAGGGGTAGACAAGGAGCCACGGCGCGGGCCGGCTTCAGTCCGCTGATTTAGGCGGAGCCGTCTCTGCCAGCTTGGCTTCAGTCAGCGCCATCAAGTGGGCAGAACTGCATTTCAGCGCACGGGCGATTTTGAGAATGAGGGGGAGCGTGGGGACATGCTCGCCACGCTCGATCTTTCCCATGTGCGAACGCTCGATTCCTGACAGATGAGCCAGCGTTTCCTGGGCGATGCCTTGACTGGTTCTTTCTTCGCGCACGGAGGCCCCAAACGCGATGGCTGGTTCCGCTTCGTAGGTTGTTGTCCCGGTGGGCCGGCCTCTTTGAATCGAACGCTTTTGCATTGCCAAAAGCGTCGAGGATTGACACGATATAAACCACGTTAAACTTAACTCAATAGAAGCGACTTCATCGGTCGCCGCGAGTTCACTGCCTGGAGGAACTGGACGTGAAATCGAGCGATGCCTCCACTGAAATCCGGGTGGCTGTGCTCGGCGAGTGGGTGCCTTCACCGCTTGCCGACTTGCTGGCGTTGCAGCGCGCCGAAGAGCCAGAGACCGCCACCGCCTTGATCGGATGCAGTTCCACAGCGCAGGCGCAGGAACTGCCGCACGATAACTTTGACTTGGCCCTGTCCACAGCCGCCTGGGAGTGGCCAGGCTGGGTGTGCGAGCCGTTGTGGCATGACACGCTGGCAGTCGCCGTCGCCAAGCGCTCGCACCTGCTGTCCTACCGTGAAGTGCCTCGCCAAGAGCTGCTCAAGCAGCCGTTGATCTGCGCGCAGTCAACGGCCGACGAGCCGTGGCGCGCGGTGGCGCATGGCCTGGTCGAGGATGCACCGCAGGGCCATGAGCAGACCGTCAGCACCTTCGACATGGCGATGACGCTCGTCTCCGCGGGCTACGGCATTGCCGTCGCACCCGCCGCGAGACTGACCTGCTACCTGCGTCGCGGCATCGCCGCGCGGCCATTGGCTGGCGCACCCATCATCGTGATGGCCTACCTGCTTCGCCCGTCCTCGTCCTTGACCGAGCCCCAGGAAAGATTCGCCCGCCGCGCGCGCTCCGTGTCCTGAGACAGGGGCGCGCACTGCTGGGCGCTGGCGCGCTACGCAAACGCCACCTGCTGCGGGGACCACTCGCTTTCCTTCACCGTCGTGCTCACCGCCATGATGATCTTGTCGAGATTTGTGGCACTGACGCTTTCCAGAGCCGAGCCGCCGCGCAGCTTCGCGCGCGGCTGCAGGAGCGCGTTGTAGATCTGCCAAGGGTCGGCGCCCCTGGTCAGCTTGAGGACCGCCTGGATCAGCGCGTGCTTGACCGGATCGAGATGCCAATCCGGCACGCGCTGACCACGGTTGCCCAGGTTCAGCGCCAGCAGGTTGCCGGCCTTGATCTCGTAGCTGATCCACCGGCGGGACTTGCCCGCCATCTTCGCGTACTCGGCGACTGGCAGGTTGTGTGGTGCCTCGAAGACATCGACCAGTTCCATCCGCTGGCGCTGTATGTCGGACAGCGGTTCCTCCATGACGGAACGCGGCAACGGCACTGCGGGCAGCCGATGCGTCTCGGCTGACACCAGTGGCATCGCGTCTCCCGGCCTGGTCACGATCAGGAGCGGCGCCGACGCGGCCGCTGGTTTGGGTGGCGCACTCGCGGCTTCCTCATCCGAGAGGACGGGCACGCCCTCCAAATGAATGGTGAGCGGCATGCTCGCTGCCTCGACCATGTTCTGCTCGAAGAGATCGAGCCGGTCGGCCCAATCCTGCATCATCCGCCGCCGCTGCTCGACGTACTCGGCGTGGTTGTAGGTGGCACTGACCTTGTTGGGATCGACGTGCGAGAGTTGCGCGTCCACCCACACCTTCGGGTAGCCGATCTCGTTGAGCGCGGTGGACATCGTGCCCCGGATGCCGTGCCCGGTCAGCAGGTCGCGATAGCCCATGCGCTTGAGCGCGCCGTTGAGCGTGTTCTCGCTCATGCGCTTCTTCAACTCGCTGTCGTGGCGGAACAGATAGTGCTGGGCCGGTTTGAGCTGTTCGAGCAGGTGCCGGACGATCTCGATGGCCTGCACCGACAGCGGCACGATGTAGGGTGGAATGTCCTTGGGCAACTGGCGCTTCCTGCGCATGTCCACCTGGAGCTGCTTCACGACCTCGGGCGGGATGATCCAGAGGCCCCGATCGAGGTCGAACTGATCCGGCGTCGCCAGGCGCAGCTCGCCCGTGCGCACGCCGGTGAATAGCAGCAGCCGCAGACCGAGCTGGGTCTGCAGCCGGCCACGATACTTGCGCAGGCGCTGCAACAGCTTCGGCAACTCGGCCATGCGCAGGAACGGGTTGTGGTTCACCGGGGGCAGCGGCAGCGCCACCACGTCGAGGTCGGAAGCCGGGTTCTGCTCCAGGCCCGGCACGACCACCAGCGCGTAGCGGAACATCTGGTTGAACCACGTCCTGACTTTCTCGGCGACGGAGAGCGCCTTGCGCCGCTCGATCCTGGCGATCACTTCCAGCAGGTCAGGGCGTTTGATGTCGTAGATCGAGCGCTTGCCCAGCAAGGGCAGCACATCCTTGGCGAAGACGCGAGGGAGGATCGAGAGGGTGGTCTGCCGGCCCTTCTTGAGGCCGCGTTCGCGGTGGGCAAGCCACTTCTTGTAGATCGCCTCGAAGGTGTTTTCACCGGCGAGTTTGACCGCGGCGCGCTTTTGCTTGCGGTGAAGGCGCGGGTTGATGTCCTTGGCCACCAAGGCGCGCGCCTCGTCACGCAGGGCGCGTGCCTCACGAAGGGACACCTCGGGATAGGTGCCCAGCGACATGCGCTTGGGCTCCTTCATCCAGTAGTAACGGAAGTGCCAGCTCTTGCTGCCCGTGGCCGTCACGGCCAGGGAGAGACCATCGATGTCTGGAAGTGTGTAGGCCTTGCCGGTGGCTTTGGCTTGGCGGACCACCAAGTCTGAGAGTGCCATGCTCTAGCTCCTGAACATGAGTCAGGAACCAGATGCTTAACCCATCGACCTCAGCGCCCTAGCAACAATCCGGAAGCCGTCGTGCCCGCAAAAATGGACACAAAAATGGACATAAACGTCGTGGCTTCAGGTGGATTTCCGTGGAGCCCACTGGAACATCGAGGTGTCGAAAACTCAACCAGAATCAACGACTTACGATGCCTCTTGGACTTCCTCAGAATTCCCTGGAACGATGCAGTGGAGCGGGCGATGGGAATCGAACCCACGGCTCTAGCTTGGGAAGCTAGGGTATTACCATTATACGACGCCCGCGAAGACCGACATTCTAAGCGGGGTTGGGGGAGTTTGGCAATCTGGGTGTTTCGTAGGTGGTTACGATTCTGGGGTAAGAGCCTTGGGATCGATTCCCATCGCAGGCGCATTTCCGGGTTCCCTTTGGTCCGGTTTCAGGCGGTGTTCGGGCTTCGTTGGTCGCTTAGATAAGAACTTTGATAGAGAAGCATTTCAAAGCAGTTATCTCGACCAAGTGGAAAAGGGCTTGGGCGGCGGCTAATAGGCTGGAATACTGGTGCATCCACCCGACAGCGCTCCGCCGCTAAGCCGGACATTGGGATAGAACGGTTTTTTGCAACTAAAGGATGCATACGTTCTCTTGGGCAGGAACCCACCTCCAAGTCCATACCTGGCATTGGGTTTGACTTGCGAATACTGGTGCGTGCAGGACTGCGATGTCGCCGCCACATCGCATACGACAACGACAATTGGATACGAGCAGGTGTTCTCGATGAACATATCGGCGTCGTTGTACGCCGGCTTGTATACCGGCACCAGTCGTGCGCAGCCATTGACAGGTGGGCTGGAATCAGCACTGGTTGCCCCCATGTTTGTCCCCGCCGAAGCCGAACGTGCCGGAGTACCGGCAGATGCCGTGCCCTGTAGCGCGGAGCCCACTGCTTGAAGCTGCGCCGAATTCTTACTGCCGCCGGCCGCAGCACCCAGAGCCACTGCACCAAGTAGGCTTGCCGTCATCGAACCGACCCCTGATGCGGACTCGCTTTTATCGGAGATATAGGTCGTACTGGAGTTTTCGCCATTCGAATAATTTCGAACGCTGTAGTTGTTCGTTTCCGCCCCGGTTAGAAGACTCCCGCGGGAAAAGCGTCCAGAGCGCGTGGTCGGGCCGCCATGAATCTTGTCGCCATTGATCCACATTTCGCCCATGCCGTCGCGAAGACCCGCCTTCATCTCGCCATCGTAGCGAAGCATCAACGTTGAGCCAGCGTAACCGAGCAGCGTACCCTGCCCGTTGGCGAATCCCCCTTGGCATTCGCCTGACCAAGTGTAGTGCTCCCAAACACCAAAGACGCTGCAATCGGGGCGGTTATCCAACGCGATCTGGGCGTTGCTCTTGTGCGTCGGTCCGGGCAGGCCGCAGCCCGCCAAAATAGCGGCAAGGCCTGTTACCGCGCTGATTTGAAGCCGTTGCAAACGGTTCTTTTTCATACGAATCACCGGCGTCTAGATTTTACGTTCGGGATCATACGATTCTGATCTTAGCGACAACATCATCTATTTGGTGGATGACTGCTTAGCTTGTCCCATGTCCCAAACGCTTTTGTCGCCCGCGATATCGAGGTACCGATTGTTCGCTATGCGCTTGTTGATTTTGTCCTGCACGGGGCAGTCACTTCAAGCTCAGACCGCAGGCACCCCACGTCGACGATAGACGATGAACGCGAGTTCGGATCGGAAGATGTGCTCATCGAGTATTCTCGTTTCAGGCTTGCGTAGCGAGCGCATGAATCTGGGCGATAACCTGTCCCAGTCATCATGCCCCGGCGATGTCGGTCGGAAGAAAACGCCACTGAATACGGGAATCTAACGATCTGGATTTGCAGCTAATCTATCTAAGGACGTACCTGCACCTATGATCACGCCGACCCAAACGGGGCGCATCACGGATGGACGTGTCCTGCGGGATAACGAGAAGTGAAAAATATCATAATTATGTGTTCTGTTATCCAATCCCGGTCTCTGGACGGGGCAGGTCAGATTCTTCGCTCATAAAGGTCGACGGGCTTAACCATGTCGATCCTGAGCGCGTCGTGCAGTCTGAAGAGCGCATTCCGAATTGACGTGACGCTGTTCGGACGTTTCGCGCAACGGCACTCGGGCGCGCCGGTACGTGTGCCCGAAGTCTTTGCGCGATGATCTGCCAGCAGGTGGAATGACCTACCTGCTTCGGGGCCGACAAACCCTTCAACCACGGGCTTTGCCGAGAACCCATTTATCTGCCAGGCATGAAAGTGCCAGACGGCAAGTTAGCCGCGATTGTCGATCCAGTCGCGTGCCCAAGTCGATGCGTGCCCCAACGCTTGCATTTCGTCTTCGAAATATTCGAGTGCATGGAATGCGTAAGAGGTGGACTCGGTGTTAGCGGCATCGCTACGCACAAGCAGCAAATTGGCGGCAAACCAACCGTCGGTCAATCGATATGCCGAAGGGGAAACGGAATACCCGTTGTACTGATGATGATAGTTATTATTTTTCATGGGCGAAGCGCGAGCAATGCGCTAGCGAAAAGCGAGCGAAGCACGTATGGCACATGCCATACAGGCGACCGAACACGGATGCGGGAGCGGGAGTGAGTTTGTCGAGAGGGCAAACGGAGCGCACGAAAAGGGTGCGATCAGATCGGGAGCGTTAAGCGCCGAGAGAGGATGCCAGACAAGTAAAGGGCCGGCGAACCGGCCCTTGAGCTGTGTTACTGCGGGGTAATGTTTGCTGCTTGCATACCCTTCGGGCCACGCTTCGTTTCGTACGTCACCTTCTGGTTTTCAGCGAGCGTCTTGAAACCATCGCCTCGAACTTCGGAGAAGTGAGCGAACAGGTCGTCGCCGCCAGCGTCAGGCGTGATGAAACCGAAGCCCTTGCTATCGTTGAACCACTTAACGGTACCGGTATCCATAATAATTCCTTGAAAATAAATCGATAGCCCCATTGCGGAGCGAGGGAAATTTCAAGGAGTAGGAGAGGACAGCGAATACTGCGCAGAACACGCAGAAAAGTGATGATCAGCAATCAAGCTTCTTGAATATTTCTGAACGCACAGTACGGCTATATACCGAGGCTGTCAATGTATTTCTTGAACCGACGCCGCTGCCGAGGGAGAAAGATTCAGCGGTCGCGTGATAATCGTCGCGTTGGCACATCGATGCGCCGACGCGACGCGTGCTACATCCTTTGATCTCCAGTACGCGCCCATCGCTCATTATGCGCAGACCCGTCGACAAGGCTCCAGATTTGCCGGTTTGCCCGTCGCCTTGTTTGTTCGTCCATCAATGAGCCGACTCGATATTTGCAGTATTGGCAGAGGTTGACTTAAGAATGGCAGGCAGGGCGCTTGTCGGGGAATTTTCATGATCTTACGATGGCGCTGAGTCCACATTCACGAGGAGAGCACCTCATGTTACAACTAAGGCCGAGCTGCGAACATTGCGAAGTCGCATTACCTCCCGAGTCGACGCAGGCGCGCATCTGCAGCTTCGAATGCACGTTCTGTACAACGTGTGTTGACGTTATCCTAGAGAACGTCTGTCCGAATTGCGGCGGAGGCTTTGCCCCTCGTCCCATACGGCCTGCGCACGACTGGAGGAATGGGAACAACGTGTCGGGTCATCCGCCAACGTCGGTTGTCACGCATAAGCCTGTGGATACCGAGAGGCACCGCGTGTTCGCATCGGAGATACGGGGCATCGCACCGCAGGATCGCTAGGCCGCCCTGAGCATTATTCGTTCTGATCGCACGCGCCGGATCTGTGGCTTTCGACTCATCGCCGCGCGTCTATGGGAATTAGGTTGCAGCCACTTGCATTTGTTGCGGCGGGAAATTCGAGAGCCTCGTAATTGCCTGCTTCGCACCCTGCGGGATAACGAAAAGAGAAAAATAGAATAATTTTGTGATCCGTTATCCCATTCAAATCCCGCGCGGGGTGGGTCAGATTCTCTGCTGGTAGAGATTGACGAGTTCAACCACGTCGATCACAAGGGCGTCAGCGATATCAACGAGTTCGGGAAAATCAAGCCGGTATTTGCCGGATTCGTAGTCGAGAGCGAATGCCTCAGGTTTGCCAAGTCGGGCGGCAAGCTGTTTGGGTGTCGAGTGTTTCGCTTGCCGAGTGGCGACGAGATTCCCTGCGAGGGCGTCGATGCAGCGTTGGTGATGGGGAAAGAAGTTCATGAGGTGCGATCTCCGTGGTGAAAGATTGCACCGTCCCCGATGCTGGTCATCGTGCCCAGTCATCCGCCGCATAAGAAGCAGGAACACGTCGCTATGCAAAGCAACAACTAACGGCTCGCTGGTATAGCGGCCTGGCACACCGATGGCCCCGCATCGGCCGGTAGCGAACCGTCTCTCAACGTACCTTCGCCACCTCGTGGACGGGCTCCACAACGTTGGCCCGGAGACGGATTGATGCGCCTTTCGCATGTGCGGTTGCGATCAGTATTTTTGCGTACCTTTCGCAAGTAGCATTGCGGATTTCCGTATGTTTTTGATCGGATATATCTAACCCTGTAATTCCAAAGGAGATGTGAAGTTAAACGAAATAAATAAGGGAGACGTAAATGATCGGAATTCCTTCGTACACCCGATGGCTGGCCACTGCCGGGATTGCAGCATTATGCTCTGCCGGTGTTATCGCTAATGCCGCCGAATCAACGGGAACGTATTGCGAGACAGCGTCGCAATGTATCAATCCGATGGCGGCCGGCGGCATGGTCACGTCGTCCAACTATCTGGCGACGCAGGCGGGATGGAAAGTCCTTCAACAAGGCGGAAACGCTGTCGACGCCGCGATTGCGGTCGCATCGACCATCTCGGTTGTCTACCCGCAAATGAACACGATTGGCGGTGACAATTTCTGGCTCATCTACAACGCGAAAACCAAAGAACTGCGTGCATTGAATGCGAGCGGCCGATCCGGCGAGCGCGCGACCCTTCAGTTCTATCGAGACAAGGGGCTAAGCACCATTCCGCCGCGCGGGTATCTGTCCGTCAATACGGTGCCAGGCGTTGTTTCAGGTTGGGACGAGGCGTACCGATACGCCCAGGCGACCATGGGACGGAGCTTGCCGTGGCGTGATTTGCTGCGCGATGCCGTTCACTATGCAGAAGACGGTTTCATTGTGACGTCCTCGCTGGCGAAGTGGGAGGCGATCAACGTAGATACCGCCGACAAGGTGTATCGCAATCTCCAGCAATTCGACGGCTTCAGACAAATATTCCTGAAGCCTGACGGTACGCCGTATCGGGTAGGCGAACGGCTCAGACAACCTGAACTGGCACAAACGCTCACGCAGATCGCCGAGAAGGGCGCTCAGGAATTCTACAAGGGTGAGATAGCGCGGAAGATCGTGGAGGACCTGCAAGCCAACGGCGGGCTGCTCACGCGTGCGGACTTTGCAAATCACCGCGCGGATTGGGTCAAGCCGATTACGGTGAAGTA includes:
- the mobH gene encoding MobH family relaxase; this encodes MLSLFQRKRVPPAASAPPPKPPAEPGKGLMRPEPAASLLATPRRQKLLEHIWQRTSLSRRQFATLYLAPLERYAELVQQFPASEAHHHAYPGGMLDHGLEIVAYALKLRQSHLLPAGATPEAQAAQAEAWTAGTAYAALLHDIGKIAVDLHVEYADGTVWHPWHGPLRRPYRFRYRREREYRLHSAATGLLYARLLDPGIFDWLADYPDLWAALLYVLAGQYEHAGMLGELVVQADQASVAQELGGDPSKALAAPRHALQRKLLDGLRYLLKEEFKLNQPQASDGWLTQDALWLVSKTVSDKLRAHLLSQGIDGIPASNTAVFNVLQDHGIALATPDGKAIWKATVTSDAGWSHSFTFLKLSPAMVWDAADRPAPFAGRVQADEEQGAPTPQAPASEAPGLESADTAPPSIAPTVPMPTDNGVAALLDLLSDTAPPVAPEAPSEPEPASPPAPTVLPQISLAPFQDRPEPSGEHFMAWLRQGIQTHKLIINDAKALVHSVAGTAYLVSPGVFQRYAQEHLQIAALAKPENLEGWQWVQKRFEKLGLHRKQASGLNIWTCEVTGPRKSRRLHGYLLSAPEALFQEMPPDNPYLRLLTEAVKRENSAAGNKNDNEQG
- a CDS encoding helix-turn-helix domain-containing protein, encoding MQKRSIQRGRPTGTTTYEAEPAIAFGASVREERTSQGIAQETLAHLSGIERSHMGKIERGEHVPTLPLILKIARALKCSSAHLMALTEAKLAETAPPKSAD
- a CDS encoding LysR substrate-binding domain-containing protein — encoded protein: MKSSDASTEIRVAVLGEWVPSPLADLLALQRAEEPETATALIGCSSTAQAQELPHDNFDLALSTAAWEWPGWVCEPLWHDTLAVAVAKRSHLLSYREVPRQELLKQPLICAQSTADEPWRAVAHGLVEDAPQGHEQTVSTFDMAMTLVSAGYGIAVAPAARLTCYLRRGIAARPLAGAPIIVMAYLLRPSSSLTEPQERFARRARSVS
- a CDS encoding tyrosine-type recombinase/integrase; amino-acid sequence: MALSDLVVRQAKATGKAYTLPDIDGLSLAVTATGSKSWHFRYYWMKEPKRMSLGTYPEVSLREARALRDEARALVAKDINPRLHRKQKRAAVKLAGENTFEAIYKKWLAHRERGLKKGRQTTLSILPRVFAKDVLPLLGKRSIYDIKRPDLLEVIARIERRKALSVAEKVRTWFNQMFRYALVVVPGLEQNPASDLDVVALPLPPVNHNPFLRMAELPKLLQRLRKYRGRLQTQLGLRLLLFTGVRTGELRLATPDQFDLDRGLWIIPPEVVKQLQVDMRRKRQLPKDIPPYIVPLSVQAIEIVRHLLEQLKPAQHYLFRHDSELKKRMSENTLNGALKRMGYRDLLTGHGIRGTMSTALNEIGYPKVWVDAQLSHVDPNKVSATYNHAEYVEQRRRMMQDWADRLDLFEQNMVEAASMPLTIHLEGVPVLSDEEAASAPPKPAAASAPLLIVTRPGDAMPLVSAETHRLPAVPLPRSVMEEPLSDIQRQRMELVDVFEAPHNLPVAEYAKMAGKSRRWISYEIKAGNLLALNLGNRGQRVPDWHLDPVKHALIQAVLKLTRGADPWQIYNALLQPRAKLRGGSALESVSATNLDKIIMAVSTTVKESEWSPQQVAFA
- a CDS encoding cold-shock protein, producing MDTGTVKWFNDSKGFGFITPDAGGDDLFAHFSEVRGDGFKTLAENQKVTYETKRGPKGMQAANITPQ
- a CDS encoding DUF1272 domain-containing protein yields the protein MLQLRPSCEHCEVALPPESTQARICSFECTFCTTCVDVILENVCPNCGGGFAPRPIRPAHDWRNGNNVSGHPPTSVVTHKPVDTERHRVFASEIRGIAPQDR
- a CDS encoding helix-turn-helix domain-containing protein, with the protein product MNFFPHHQRCIDALAGNLVATRQAKHSTPKQLAARLGKPEAFALDYESGKYRLDFPELVDIADALVIDVVELVNLYQQRI
- the ggt gene encoding gamma-glutamyltransferase; protein product: MIGIPSYTRWLATAGIAALCSAGVIANAAESTGTYCETASQCINPMAAGGMVTSSNYLATQAGWKVLQQGGNAVDAAIAVASTISVVYPQMNTIGGDNFWLIYNAKTKELRALNASGRSGERATLQFYRDKGLSTIPPRGYLSVNTVPGVVSGWDEAYRYAQATMGRSLPWRDLLRDAVHYAEDGFIVTSSLAKWEAINVDTADKVYRNLQQFDGFRQIFLKPDGTPYRVGERLRQPELAQTLTQIAEKGAQEFYKGEIARKIVEDLQANGGLLTRADFANHRADWVKPITVKYRGYDAYNFPPNTQGFASLEILNILNQFDIRSLGEGSADYYHLLVEATKQAFADRDRYLSDPDFVEIPLTQLLSAKHGKAQAGRINMRLANHQVAPMDPKGDTVWFGVVDSEGNAVSLIQSIYYDFGSGIVPKGTGILLQNRGAFFSLDPNNVNHLAPHKRTFHTLNPAMLLKDGKPYLVYGTMGGEGQPQTQAAIVTRIVDFGMSPQEAINGPRWLYGRTWGVSSNDLKVEGRVPPAVTDELKRRGHPVKVVETYTDTMGHAGAILIDPVTGVRYGASDPRGDGLAAGD